Proteins encoded within one genomic window of Camelina sativa cultivar DH55 chromosome 19, Cs, whole genome shotgun sequence:
- the LOC104764439 gene encoding GTP cyclohydrolase 1: MDTRDEGHLKLELEIGMKNGCCAELAFEHQPETLAIQDAVKLLLQGLHEDVNREGIKKTPFRVAKALREGTRGYKQKVKDYVQSALFPEAGLDEGVGLAGGVGGLVVVRDLDHYSYCESCLLPFHFKCHIGYVPSGQRVLGLSKFSRVTDVFAKRLQDPQRLAHDICSALQHWVKPDGVAVVLECSHIHFPSLDLDSLDSSSHRGFVKLLVSSGSGVFEDESSSLWSEFLSFLMFKGVKTQALCRNGGPVKEWCPSVKSSSKFSPKQDPEMVSAVVSILKSLGEDPLRKELIATPSRYLKWMMNFQRANLDMKLNGFNSAKVNGEVKEKRLHCELNIPFWSMCEHHLLPFYGVVHIGYFCAEGSNPKTIGSSLIQSVVHFYGFKLQVQERMTRQIAETLSPLVGGDVIVVAEAGHTCMISRGIEKFGSSTATIAVLGRFSNDNSSRAVFLDKIHTTNALKTDS; the protein is encoded by the exons ATGGATACAAGAG ATGAGGGACATTTGAAACTGGAGCTTGAGATTGGAATGAAAAATGGCTGCTGCGCTGAGCTTGCTTTCGAGCACCAACCTGAGACTTTAGCTATCCAAGACGCTGTCAAACTTCTCCTTCAAGGTCTTCATGAAGATGTCAATAGGGAAGGCATCAAAAAGACTCCTTTCCGTGTCGCCAAGGCTCTTCGTGAAGGCACCAGAG GTTATAAGCAAAAAGTGAAGGATTATGTACAGAGTGCTCTGTTTCCAGAAGCAGGGTTGGATGAAGGAGTTGGACTAGCAGGAGGAGTTGGAGGACTTGTTGTTGTACGAGATCTTGATCATTACTCTTACTGTGAATCTTGCTTGCTCCCTTTTCATTTCAAGTGTCACATAGGCTATGTCCCATCGGGCCAACGTGTTTTAGGACTGAGCAAGTTCTCTAGAGTCACTGATGTTTTCGCCAAGCGGCTCCAAGACCCTCAGCGTCTGGCTCATGATATTTGTTCTGCCCTCCAACATTGGGTCAAACCAGATGGAGTCGCTGTTGTTCTCGAATGCTCTCACATTCACTTCCCCAGTTTGGACTTGGACTCTCTGGACTCGTCCAGCCACCGTGGATTTGTGAAGCTGCTCGTTTCCTCGGGCTCAGGAGTTTTCGAGGATGAAAGCTCGAGTCTTTGGAGTGAATTTCTGAGTTTCTTGATGTTCAAAGGCGTCAAAACGCAAGCTTTGTGCAGAAATGGCGGCCCTGTGAAAGAGTGGTGCCCGAGCGTTAAAAGCTCGTCTAAATTCTCACCTAAACAAGACCCTGAAATGGTGTCTGCTGTCGTTTCCATCCTGAAATCATTGGGAGAAGATCCGTTGAGGAAAGAACTCATTGCTACACCATCTCGGTACCTCAAATGGATGATGAACTTTCAAAGAGCCAACCTTGATATGAAGCTGAACGGCTTTAACTCTGCCAAAGTCAACGGCGAGGTCAAAGAGAAGAGGCTTCACTGTGAACTGAACATTCCCTTCTGGTCAATGTGTGAGCATCATTTGCTTCCTTTCTATGGAGTTGTTCATATTGGCTACTTTTGTGCTGAAGGATCCAACCCCAAGACTATTGGAAGTTCGCTCATTCAGTCGGTTGTACACTTTTACGGGTTCAAACTTCAAGTGCAAGAGAGGATGACTCGGCAGATCGCTGAGACGCTATCTCCTCTTGTTGGCGGGGATGTGATTGTTGTGGCGGAAGCCGGACATACTTGTATGATCTCTAGAGGAATCGAGAAGTTTGGAAGCAGCACTGCAACAATCGCTGTTTTGGGTCGGTTTTCGAATGATAATTCCTCAAGAGCAGTGTTTCTAGACAAGATTCATACAACTAATGCCTTGAAGACAGATTCATGA
- the LOC104764442 gene encoding myb-like protein X, producing MSRCFPFPPPGYDKKFTTDESDSLLKEKLKEKKHKKEKKHKKEKKDKEKKEGKEKKDKEKSKDKHKERKEKKEKHKDRKEKDRDKEKSRTFEDRKVTGVLPNSGDKEKLVANTLQNNGNGDSKFIQDLARRIRDEEATESQSLRKIDIPSGVTENNNFYSVPQTNHTKVDEKRISTHKNSAMAKRSESPVLQVSSCMDQKGAAVIIESVEKKDQAKRKELLEKNHRRESVTKTDKPLINGGVRKSEPNNRTDRSSKEKKTEVMNKNVLKKPKFVEGGPRLNGREHDLVDTRDFRESDHPKAGVKNLTAEGILGKRKDLQTNGLLYENGSRPNEIPTPVGSSMPSVENGRNSVTCQTHQKLPKLVSELQETVSNPEVKDQIINGFIFSQEVKCHSPVSSGKVKESVEVSARKRPHPDLKYLDQLLNVPRREELPEVDDDEQEWLFGQSGVKLLKKQRADYTNSVIENPEVWNQALRIESADVLALPYVVPF from the exons ATGTCTCGTTGCTTCCCATTTCCACCTCCAGGATATGACAAGAAGTTTACTACCGATGAATCAGACTCTTTATTAAAG GAAAAGCTCAAGGAGAAGAAGcacaagaaggagaagaagcacaagaaggagaagaaagataaagaaaagaaagaaggaaaagagaaaaaggataaagaaaaaagcaaagacAAACATAAGGAACGgaaggagaaaaaagagaaacataaagATAGGAAAGAAAAGGATCGAGATAAAGAAAAGAGCAGAACTTTTGAAGACAGAAAAGTTACTGGTGTTTTGCCGAACAGTGGAGACAAAGAAAAACTTGTAGCAAATACCTTGCAGAATAATGGTAATGGAGATTCTAAGTTTATTCAGGACCTGGCAAGAAGGATCAGAGATGAAGAAGCTACAGAAAGTCAAAGTCTACGAAAGATTGATATTCCTTCTGGAGTTACAGAGAACAACAATTTCTACTCAGTGCCTCAAACCAACCATACGAAAGTTGACGAAAAGAGAATCAGTACCCATAAGAACTCTGCTATGGCAAAAAGGTCTGAAAGTCCGGTTCTCCAAGTATCATCTTGCATGGATCAGAAAGGAGCTGCAGTTATAATTGAATCAGTGGAGAAAAAAGATCAGGCAAAGAGAAAAGAACTACTAGAGAAGAATCACCGCAGGGAAAGTGTGACAAAGACTGATAAGCCATTAATTAACGGAGGGGTAAGGAAAAGTGAACCAAACAACAGAACAGATAGAAGtagtaaagagaagaaaacagaggtGATGAACAAAAATGTTCTGAAGAAACCAAAGTTTGTAGAGGGAGGGCCCAGATTAAATGGCAGAGAACATGACCTTGTGGATACTAGGGATTTTAGGGAGTCGGACCATCCAAAGGCGGGTGTCAAGAACCTTACTGCGGAGGGAATTCTTGGCAAACGAAAGGATCTTCAGACAAATGGATTGTTGTATG AGAATGGGTCTAGGCCAAACGAGATACCTACCCCAGTTGGTTCTTCAATGCCATCCGTGGAAAACGGAAGAAACTCTGTAACATgccaaactcatcaaaagcttCCAAAGCTTGTTTCTGAGCTGCAAGAAACAGTGTCTAATCCAGAGGTCAAGGATCAGATAATTAACGGTTTCATTTTTTCTCAAGAAGTCAAATGCCATTCACCGGTTTCTTCGGGGAAAGTGAAAGAAAGTGTTGAAGTATCTGCAAGAAAACGGCCTCATCCGGACTTAAAGTATTTGGATCAGTTGCTGAATGTACCCAGAAGGGAGGAATTGCCtgaggttgatgatgatgaacaagagTGGTTATTTGGTCAGTCAGGtgtgaaattattaaaaaagcAAAGAGCAGATTATACTAATTCAGTTATTGAGAATCCGGAAGTTTGGAACCAGGCTCTTAGAATAGAATCCGCTGATGTATTAGCTCTTCCGTATGTGGTTCCATTCTAG
- the LOC104764443 gene encoding pentatricopeptide repeat-containing protein At3g07290, mitochondrial-like: protein MPDVQSMVAEFVNKLRKRKIEGSQATAKCTVELLRSVISHQRVPHANQAAALIDAVKAVGQQLVAANPVELAVGNVVRRVLHIIREEDLSLTTAAMAGLDLLDASDDDDIDNCKGIGYPAMSAAVVAAAARSTLRPPSLQTLLEGTPESATVPYTSSSGADSESKSKSADKSSLTRKLKHDVIEGVNQLIQEISGCHEQIAEQAIEHIHQKEGSCSPNAVSYSILIHGLCEVGRLEEAFGFKDQMGEKGCHPSTRTYTVLIKALCDRGLIDKAFNLLDEMTARGCKPNAHTYTVLIDGLCRDGKVEEANGVFRNMVIDGIFPSVVTYNALINGYCKDGRVVPAFELFAVMEKRACKPNVRTFNELMEGLCRVGKPYKAVHLMKRMLDNGLSPDIVSYNVLIDGLCREGHMTVAYKLLNLMNSFDLEPDYLTYTAIINALCKHGKADVASAFLCVMLRKGINLDEVTGTTLIDGFCKVGETRNALYILETLVQLRILTTPHSLNVLLDMLSKGCKVKEELAVLGKINKLGLVPSVVSYTTLVDGLIRSGDISGSFRMVELMKLSGCLPNVYPYTIIINGLCQLGRVEEAEKLLSAMQDSGISPNHVTYTVLVKGYVDNGRLDCAIETVRTMVERGYELNDRIYSSLLRGYVLSQKGIHISDESSVSDTALRETDPECINELISVVEKLGGSTSGLCIFLVTRLCKEGRTDESNDLVQTTLKNGVFLEKAVDIIMESYCSKKKHIKCLELITVLLESGYVPSFKSFCQVIQGLKKEGDTERARELVTELLTANGVVEKAEVLAYVECLMEGDETGDCSEVINLVDQLHCRERPTF, encoded by the exons ATGCCAGACGTCCAATCAATGGTGGCGGAGTTTGTAAACAAGCTCAGGAAGCG TAAGATTGAAGGCTCACAGGCTACAGCCAAATGCACTGTAGAGCTTCTTAGGTCAGTGATTTCGCATCAGCGGGTGCCTCACGCAAACCAGGCCGCTGCTCTTATTGATGCTGTGAAAGCCGTTGGTCAGCAATTGGTTGCTGCAAATCCAGTTG AGCTTGCGGTGGGGAATGTAGTTAGACGGGTTTTGCATATTATAAGGGAGGAGGATCTTTCTCTCACTACAGCAGCTATGGCTGGTTTGGACTTGTTGGAtgcaagtgatgatgatgatatagatAATTGCAAAGGAATTGGGTATCCTGCAATGTCTGCCGCAGTTGTTGCAGCTGCAGCTAGGAGTACGTTACGCCCTCCGTCTTTGCAAACCTTACTCGAGGGCACTCCTGAATCTGCAACTGTCCCATACACATCATCATCCGGTGCTGATTCCGAAAGCAAAAGTAAAT CTGCCGATAAAAGTTCATTAACTCGGAAGCTGAAGCATGATGTTATCGAAGGAGTGAATCAACTTATTCAGGAGATTTCTGGTTGTCATGAGCAGATCGCTGAACAAGCTATTGAGCATATACATCAAAA AGAAGGAAGTTGTTCACCAAACGCTGTTAGTTACTCTATTTTGATTCACGGGTTATGTGAAGTAGGGAGACTTGAAGAAGCCTTTGGGTTCAAAGATCAAATGGGTGAGAAAGGTTGCCATCCAAGCACACGTACTTATACTGTGCTTATTAAAGCCTTGTGCGATAGAGGTTTGATTGATAAAGCTTTTAACTTGCTTGATGAGATGACTGCTAGAGGGTGCAAACCAAACGCTCACACTTACACCGTTTTGATTGATGGGTTGTGTAGAGACGGAAAGGTTGAAGAGGCTAATGGTGTTTTTCGAAATATGGTTATAGACGGGATATTTCCTAGTGTAGTAACTTACAATGCGTTGATTAATGGCTACTGCAAAGATGGACGGGTTGTTCCCGCGTTTGAACTTTTTGCTGTAATGGAGAAGAGGGCTTGCAAACCAAATGTAAGAACTTTCAACGAGCTTATGGAAGGGTTGTGCAGAGTTGGGAAACCATACAAGGCCGTGCATCTTATGAAGAGAATGCTTGACAATGGTCTGTCACCTGACATTGTGAGCTATAATGTTTTGATCGATGGGCTTTGTAGAGAAGGTCATATGACTGTGGCTTACAAGCTACTTAACTTGATGAACTCTTTTGATCTTGAGCCTGATTATCTTACATATACCGCTATAATCAATGCTCTCTGCAAACATGGGAAGGCTGACGTAGCTAGTGCGTTCTTATGTGTGATGCTTAGAAAAGGAATAAACCTTGATGAAGTTACTGGTACAACTCTTATTGATGGTTTTTGTAAAGTCGGTGAAACCCGGAACGCATTGTATATCCTGGAGACATTGGTTCAGTTGAGAATATTGACTACTCCTCACTCCCTGAATGTGCTTCTTGATATGCTCAGTAAAGGTTGTAAAGTGAAAGAGGAATTAGCAGTGCTCGGGAAAATTAATAAGCTTGGTTTAGTTCCTTCAGTGGTGAGTTATACAACATTGGTTGACGGGTTGATTCGATCAGGTGATATAAGTGGTTCCTTCAGGATGGTAGAACTGATGAAGTTAAGTGGTTGTTTGCCAAATGTCTATCCAtacacaatcatcatcaacggTCTTTGTCAACTAGGAAGAGTCGAGGAAGCAGAGAAGCTTCTTTCTGCTATGCAAGATTCAGGAATTTCACCAAACCATGTTACTTATACTGTTTTGGTGAAAGGATATGTTGATAATGGAAGACTAGATTGTGCTATCGAAACCGTGAGGACAATGGTTGAAAGAGGATATGAACTAAATGATCGTATCTATTCTTCTTTGTTACGGGGATATGTCTTATCTCAAAAGGGTATCCATATTTCAGATGAGAGTAGTGTTTCAGATACTGCTCTGAGAGAAACCGATCCTGAATGTATCAACGAACTCATATCTGTGGTTGAAAAACTTGGCGGGTCTACCAGCGGATTATGTATTTTCTTGGTCACACGGTTATGCAAAGAGGGAAGAACGGATGAGTCCAACGATCTAGTCCAAACTACACTCAAGAACGGTGTATTTCTTGAGAAGGCCGTCGACATCATCATGGAATCATACTGCAGCAAGAAGAAACACATCAAATGTCTGGAGCTGATAACAGTTCTTCTCGAATCCGGGTATGTCCCGAGTTTCAAATCCTTCTGCCAAGTGATTCAAGGTCTGAAGAAGGAAGGAGATACCGAGCGGGCACGTGAGCTCGTAACGGAGCTTCTTACCGCAAATGGAGTTGTAGAGAAAGCTGAGGTGTTGGCTTATGTAGAATGTCTCATGGAAGGAGATGAAACTGGTGATTGCAGTGAAGTAATAAATCTGGTTGATCAATTGCACTGCAGAGAAAGACCCACCTTCTAA